The DNA segment CAAACTCTGTGGTGGCGTGCCTTGTGTCAGCTCCGTCTCGGTGGCCCCGCCCGTGGTCGTGGAGGGGGATTGTCCTTCCTTCACGCAGGGGGAGGAGCCAACGGACCTCCCGGTTCTCTACAACGGGACCATGAACGAATGGCCCACACCAGACTCGGTTGCTGCGCTGGGCTGTGCCAGCGATGGAAACCCGTGCAAGCTCACGCCCTGCTCGTCGGAGCCGCCGTACCGCTTTCAGGCGTGTGTCTACACCGCGGGGGATGTTCCGTGTCCTCCGACCTGGGCCGAACGCAGCGTATTTTTCGCCGAAGGCAGCGATCAACGAACGTGTAGCCCTTGCTCGTGCGATCCCCCCACAGGAGGGTCGTGTGTTGTCCGGATTGATGTTTACACGGACGATAGTTGCACGAGCGAGCACTTGTCGGCGCATGTGTCGTCCGACATGCTCAGCGCATGCTACGATGTGATGTTAGGTGTGTCCCTCGGCAGCAAGAAATCCGAGGTCACGGAACGTATACCCGGCACCTGCGCCCCTCAGGGGGGTGAACCCACGGGCAAGGTCGTGATGGAAAAACCCATCACGTTCTGCTGCCTCGCGTAAAGCCGCCTTGCTCGATCTCACTTTTAGCTGGTAGGGTCGGGCGCCATGATTCTCCGTGGGGGAACCGTACTGGCAGCGTCGCTCTGCCTTCTGGCAGCGCCTGCATCTGCACAAGAGACATACCGCCTCGACTACCTGCGTGGGTCTGGCACGGACAACTGCCCGAGCGAGGCAGCCTTCCGTGCCGCCATCACGCGCGAGGTCGGACGAGATCCGTTCCGATCCGACGCCCCCAATCTCCTCACCGTCATTTTTCGCCGATCCGACAAGATCGTGCGGGTCGGAATCGTGGCAAAAAGCGCCTCGGGATCGGAGGTGCACGCCCCTGAGCACGAAAAGCCCGCGTGGAAGTGTGCTGAGTTGTTGCATCACGCGTCTTTCAGCGCCGGGATGCTCATCGATCCGATCGAGGTGCCGGAGTCCGAGCAACCCGTGGTCGCCGCCGCGGCATCACCCCCACCGCCGCAGACGCCACCACCGCCACCACCAGAGCCACCTCCTCCGTCTCCCGCGCCTAGGCCACGGCCTATCCTCGTGGCGCGCCCGCCCCGCATAGCCGCACCCATACGCTTCATGATCTCCATTGGGGGAGGTGCATCCTTCGGAAGCACGCCCGGATTATCCCCCTCGGTCACGGCAGGCTTCTGGCTCCAGTACAAGTACTTGATGGGGAATTTGGAATATCGTCACGATTTCAAGTCTTCACGCAAAGAGCACCCATTTCGTATTCACGGTTCACAAGACGCCATTTCGTTCTTTCCGTGCTGGAACGCAGCGATCGGTCCGCGAGTCCAGATCGAAAGATGTTTCCGTCTTTCAATCTGGCAGACACATTCCGACGTCACACATGACAACACGGTGCTGCAATCCGAGAAAACAGAAGCCTTCACCTGGGGCATAGGGCTACGCGCTGGGCTGTCCTATACATTCACGACCCTGGCGATATTCGGCCGACTGGAGGTCCTCGGCGTCCCCTCACCGCCCGTCGTGGAGGCAAACGGCGTCGAAATCTGGACCTACCCTCATTTCTCCTCCGCCGTCCAGCTTGGCGTCGCCTTCGACGTAGCCCGCCTCACCGCCAAACCCTCTCCGCCCCCGCCCTCTCAAAAAATTTCTCCCACCATCGGTACATCGGAGGGGTCTGGCGACATTTAACAGGCGGAGGCCCAGACCATCATGCTCGCCGCGGTCGACACCACGCCTACACGGGGGGAGTTCCGAGAGTTCTACGAGGAAAACTTCTACATCCTGTGGCGTCAACTACGTCGCCTCGGCGTCCGGAACGCCGACGCGGCGGACGTCGCGCATGACGTTTTTGTCCTCGCGTACAACCACTTCGACGAGATCCCCGCGCACGCCAACTTCTGGCTCGCGCGTGTTTGCTTCGAGACGGTCCGGAACTACCGGCGCAAGGTCGCCCGGCGGCGCGAGCGGCTCACGCCCAGGGTGATCGAGGCCGCGATCGACGAGCAGGCCGCGAACGACGCGACGAGCGAGATCGTCCTCGAAGCCCTCGACAGGATGCCCGAGGCGCAGCGGATGCTCCTCCTCCGGTACCACGTGCAGGAGGAGTCGCTCCACGCCCTCGCGAAGAGCCTCGGCTGCGCCCGCTCGACCTTGCAGCTCCGCCTCGCCGCCGCCGAGAGGGCCTTCGAGGGTTGGCTCGAGACGCTCCTCGACGTGGACGCGGAGCCCAGCTCGCGGACGCGCCTCTTCGCGTCGTTCTCGCTGGCCGGGCTCCTGCCGCGGGAATGGGAGTCGAGCGAGGTCCTCGACAAGGCCCGGCTCGACGGCTGGCAACGTCTGTCCAGCGCGATCGACGCGGCGAAAATGGCCGCGGGTGCGCCGAGGAGCGAGGCCGCTCCCTCGATCGAGACGTGCGCTGGTGCGCTTGGCGGTCCCGCCAAACTCGCGCTCGTGTTTTCCGTCGCGCTGCCGGGTGCAATCGTATGCCTGCTCCTCGGGTACCTCGGCGCGGACGTCGCTTCGGCGCAGACCGTCGTCTCTCCGTCGGTCGCCTCTGCGACGATGCCGATGGCCGTGATCAACGAGGCCCTCGTGAAGAACGGGCGAGCCGCGGACGCATTCACGGCCATGCCGGGAATGCAGGCGCCTTCGCCTGCTTCGACCTCCACCGCTGACAAGGTGCCGGTGGATGTCGCGATACTTCGCAACATAAAAAACGCGATCATCGACGGGCACACCGACCTGGCTGTCCGTTTGATCGCGGACCACCAGCGTCGATGGCCCGACAGCAGCCATGAGCTCGAACGCCAGCACATCATCGCGGCGGCAATCAAAATCAAAAAGACGAACGATGCAAAAAAGGCCTCCGAGGCAGCAAAAAAACAGAAGAAGGCCGCGGACGAACCAAAACCCTGACCGGCGCGTGGGGCCGTACCCCACGACGGATCGTCGTTCGCAGTCGGCCGCGTCGCCGCTCATTCTGGGCGAGCATGGTGGCGCGGTCGACTGGGGACGACGATCGACGATGGATGGAATGATCACCGCCCGCAGGCGGCCCGCCGTGGCTCAACGAACGGAGGACCCCTGCTCGCGCGCACGAAACATAGGCCATTCCGAGAGTTTGTCTCGACGGGTCGCCTCCGGGCGGTGATCAAGAATGACGGGAGGGATTTCCATGCCCACGCCTCTGCCCCATTCCGACGACGAAGGTCTCCCGACCGGCATCCACGAACGGCCGACATGGCCCGAAGACATGCGGCCGACGATCGTCGACCCCTCCTGCGCACCCAAAACCGGATGGCGCTCCCGCCTCCGCGAGCTGCTCGATCGAATTCGCGCCCGATTCCAGCCCACGCCCACGCCGCCGCCCCTCCCGCCTCCGCGCGAACCTGCGGACAGCTCCCCGACGCTCGTGTCCACCGGCGTGTTCGTCTTCGAGGAGATCCTCTCGGGGTTGTGGCGGCTCTCCCCCGACCAGCTCGACGCCGTCGTGCGCCTCGCCGACCACGTCCGCGAGGCGCGCGGCGCAGGCGAGGACGCAGCGGTGGACGCGCGAATCGTGTACACGCTCGCCCGCCTCATGCCCGCCCCGGGGGAGATCGTTTCGCTCGTTTCGCTCCGGGACAAACTGGTGGGGCTCTCGCGTTCGGCCGTGGATCAAGGGCTCCTCCGGCTGGAGGCCAGCGGGAGAGTCGTGCTCTTCTCCGCGCCGACGAGCGCCGGGCTCGCGGGCGCGGGCGGCGCGCCGGGCGCTGGAATCGAGCACCCGATCCGAGGAAACCTCGAACGTTGCGCCCTCGTCCCCGAGCGACGCAACGGCCGCGGCATCCGCCGCGCCGCATGACGTCCGCATGAAACCTGCGGCGGCGGCGTGCTCCGGTGCTTGACATCCGAAGGCGAGGGGCGTGTTCTCGGGCCGCCCATGTCGTTCACGCCGTTTCCCCCGTCGCACGTCTCGCTCCGGGGAGGCCGTCGGGTCCTCCTCCGGATGGCGCAGTATCCCGCCGATTCCGCCGGCCTGCTCGCCCTCGAGCGGGACATCGTCCACGCCAGGCAGGGAATCGTCAAATACCCCGACGAGCTGCCCGAGGACCCGACCACCTACGGCGAACAGCAGATCCGCGCTGGCATGGCGGCGACCGACGGCTCGGCGTTTTGTATGGTCGCCGAAGAAGAGGCGCGTGGAATCGTGGCCGAGGCGTCGATCCTTCGCCTCACCCTCCGCATGGTCCGCCACGTCGGCGTCCTCGGCATCGGCGTGCACCCCGACGCGCAAGGAATCGGGCTCGGCCGCGTGCTGCTCGAAGCGCTCCTCGGCTGGGTGCGGGATCATCGCGACGCGGACGGAGGACGTTTCCGCCGCGTCGAGCTCCACGTCCGCGCCGACAACCCCCGCGCCGTCGCCCTCTATCGATCCCTCGGCTTCCAGGACGAAGGATCCCGCCGCGGGCTCTTGCGTCGCGACGATGGGAGCTTCGTCGACGATATCGGGATGGGGCTCCTGCTCCCCGACCCCGACGAGCCCTCGGTCTGAATCATTCGTTCCCCTCCCAGTAATCGAGGCTCTCCTTTTCACGGCCGATGTACCGGAACGTGCGCGGCTTTCCTTCCGCGTCCGTCCCGAGCTCCGCGAGGACGCCGAATCTGCCGGAGTCCGGGTAGTCCACGACCTCGGGCATCATCTTGGTGCTCACGGCGAAGAGCTTGAGCTCGACGGAGTCCGACGTATTGATGATCTGGTGCGCCGACTCCGGCCCGCCCGGCGGACACGCGATCACGTCGCCGCGGCGGATCGGGTGCCTCTCGTCGCGCAGCCGGAGCTCGCCCTCGCCTTCGAGGACGAAGAACATCTCCTCGTTGACATGATGGTTGTGGAGGGGGAACGCGCGCTTGCCCGGCGGGATGATCGTGACGTTGTACCCGAGCTTCTGCGCGCCCACCTTCGGCGCGATGAGGGCGACGCGAGACGCGAAACGCTCGCCGTGGCCCATGGGAAAGTACTCGAGCTCGTCGATGTTGAGAATGTGGCGCGGCACGGGTGGCTCCTCTCGTTAATGGTTTGCCCTGCGGATCTGTCACCGGACGTCCGGCCGGTCAAGGCCCACGAAACGAAGGATCCGATCGAATAAGGCTTGACGCACGGGATATGATTTGCGTTGGTGGGGCCCGAGATGTCGACCACGGCCCTGGCCTCGAACCGGAGCGAGCTCGCCGCCGCGATGCGGGACGCGTTGAACCGCGAGGCGCGCCGCAACGAGCTGCGCATCGCGCTCGTCCGGCTGTCGTCGTACTCGCTCGTGCTCGCGCTCGACGTCATGCTTTGGCTCCGAGGCTTGCGGCCCCCGACGAACATCTTCGGCGGAGCGCTCTGGGTGCTGCTCTCGGGGGCGCTGCTCCTCGCGACCATGCGGCTCCCGTACGGCCGCGTGTACTGGTTCATCGTGCCCGTCGTGGACTTCTTCCTGATCGACGGCATGCTCGGCTCGCGCATGGCGAGCATGGGCGTCACGACCGCGATGGCGGCGATCGCCGCGCTCGCCTGCGGGCTCTTCGCCGCGACGGGTGGGATCCGCTTCGATCGCCGCGCAGCCGCGTGGACGACGGCCCTCGCGGTGGTGCTGCTCGTTCGCCTCCTCGGCGATCATGCGTCGCGCGTCCACCTGCTTTACTCGGGCGTGGCGATCGCGGCGATCGGAATGCTCAACGTGTGGCTCGCCGATCAGGTGCGCCGCGCGATGGAGGCCACGCGCGGGCAATTGCTGCTCGATCGGCTCTTGCCGGGCGTCGCGCGCGCGGCCTTGAAGGATCCGCTCTCGCTCCTCGAAGCGCCGCGCTCGATCGAGGTGACGCTGCTCGTCACGGACCTGCGGGGCTTCACGTCGCTCTCGGAGCACATGGAGCCGGCTGACGTCTTCGAGATGCTCAACCATTTGCAGGGCGCGCTCGCGGAGGCGGTGCACGCGTGCGGCGGCATCGTCGACAAGTTCATGGGCGACGGCATGCTCGCGGTGTTCGGCGCGACCGAGCCCGGCCACGACCACGCGCGCCGCGCGATCGAGGCGGTGCGCCGCATTCGCGCCGCGCTCGACGAGCAGAACCGCGTGCGCGCCGGAGGGCGCCTGCGGATCGGCATCGGCGTGCACTCGGGGACCGTGGTGGCCGGTTGCCTCGGCGGAGGGAGCCGCCTCGAGTTCACGGTCATCGGCGACGCGGTGAACACGACGTCGCGGCTCGAGGCGATGACCAAGGAGAAGGGCGTCGACGTGCTCGTGAGCGAGGAGACGGCGACGCGCGTGCCGGAGGTGACGTTCGAGGACCTCGGCGTCGCGCCGGTGCGCGGGCGGCAGCAGGGGATCCGGATCTTCACGCTGACGGCGTGACGCCGCCCTTCCACCATTCTCAGGGCAACGCGAGGATCCCGATCGGCCGCGCGAGCCGCGCGTCCGCATTCACGAGCACCGCGCCCGACTGCCCCTCCGCGGGCAGGGGTTTTCCTTCCGCGTCGAAGCGCAGCACCGTCCCGGGGTGTCCCTTCGCCTCGTCCACGTCGAAGCCCACGGCGAAGATGTGCCCGCCGTCGCCGAAGCTCAGGGCGCCGAGGTAATTCTTGCTCGGCGTCGCGCCCGAGTAGTTCGTGGACAACGTGCCGAGCACCATCCCCGTCGCGAAATCGTAGCGGCGGATGTCGTTCGCGTAATCGCTCACGTAAAGGTCGCAGATCCCGGCATTACAATCGGGCCCGTACGCGAGGCCGAGCAGGCTGACGTATCCGTGCCCGGCTTCGGAGAGCGGGGGCTGATCCGCGAAGACCGCCATTTCGCCCGTCGCGACGTCGATCCGCAAGACCTGGCTCGGCAGACCCGGGAACGTGGGCATCCCGTTCTCGGCGACGGAGCCCTGGGTCGTGACGTAGAGCTTCTCGTCGGGGCCGAAGATCAGCCCGTTCGGCCCGTTCAGGCCGCCGGGCATGCCGTCGCCCTCCTTGAAAACATCGACGAAATCGCCCGTCGCCCCGTCGTAGCGGAGGATCTGGTCCGTGAGGAAGCTCGCCACATAAAGCATCCCGTCCGACCCGAACGCCAGGCCATAAGGACGGTGCAGGCCGCCGCCCTTGGCGAAGGCGCCGAAAAACTCGCCCGTCGAGGAGTCGAACCGCAGGATCGCGGAGTCCTCGGCGGTATCGCCGCTCGAGATGTAAAGGTCACCCTCGGGGCCGAGGGCCAGGGAATCGGGGTGGCTGAGGCCGCCCGTCCCCTTCGCGATGAATACGTTGACGAACTTGCCTGTCTCCTGCTCGAATTGCAGGACGTCGTCGCCGCGGCTGTTCGCCACGAGGAACATGGGCTTGCGCGGCACCTCGCCGCCGGTCGTGCTCGTGCCGCCTTCGTCGTCCCCGCAGCCCGCGAGGGCGGAGAGCGCGAGGACGGCGAGGACCTGAAGAAGGGTTCGCGTGGACGTTCGCATCGTGCGAGCATATCGACACGCGCGCCACGGCGGAAGGCCGATGGTGGACGAACGCGCGGCGGCGTGCGGCCGCACGCACGCGGAGGTCACGTCCACCCCGCGCGCGGCGGCCGAGCGATCAGCGGCGTATGAAGGCCGGGACGCCCTCGACGTCGAGCGTCGCCGAGAGCTGCTCGCATTTGCCGGTGTCCTCGTTGTATGCGAGGTCCGTGTTCGCGTCGAGCAGGAGCTTGATTTGCGGCAGGAGGTCCTCGAGCCCGTCGCCGTCCTTCACGCCCTCGATGATCTCGTCCGGCAAGACGCCGCCGCCGAGGTGGCCCTTCATCCGGAGCTCCTCGTCGATCGAGAATCGGAACCGCGCGTCCTGCACGTGCAGCGTGAATGCGACGTCGAAAATGGCGAGCGGGATCGCGAGGGTGAACGGGCCTGTCTCGAGCACGCCGTTCTCGATCCGCGCATTCGTCACGTAGCTGCGCTCGGCCGCCGGGTCGGGTTCGAAGGTCTGGTAGGCCTCGATGACGCCGTCGGTCCCGAGGTTCGGCCGCTTCTTCACGCCGACCTGCACGGCGAGGTTCACGCAGGCGTCGTTCTTGAAATCGTCGACGTTCTCCATTTCCATGAGGATGACGAGCTGGCCGTCGTTGATCGACCCCTGGAGGAGCCCGTCGATCGCGTCGCCGACGAACTTCTCGACCTCCGGGACGAGCGGCGCGAGCTGGTTGTCCACGCCGGCCCGGCCCTCGGGATCCTTGAAGTCCTTCTTTCCGCAGGAGAGCGTGTCGCTCCCGTCGCTCGTCCGACCGTCGAGATCGAAGCCCGGCGCCACGGTGTCGGACATCAGGCGCGCGAACTGGAGCTTCGTGGTAATGGCGGCGTACGTCTCGCCGGTCTCGCAGCTCGCCGCGGCGGGCGCCTCCTCCCCGCCACATCCGACGAGGAAGAGGGCCGCGGCGAGCGCCGAATGGAGGCTCGAAAAGCGCTTCGTCTTCATACCTCGATCGCCGTCAAGCTGGAGGTCACCATCGCGTCGCCCTGGCCGAAGCTGTCGAGCGTCATGCCCATCGCCCGCGCGAGCGAGAGGAGCACCTTGCTCGCGTTCTCGGCCGACGGCGACCTGTAATGCAGCCCGGACTGGAGCGCCCCGTTGCAGCTCCCCGCGATGAGGATCGGATACTCCTCGAGCAGGTGCGATTTCCCATAAGAGCAATCGCTCGTCGCGAGGATCGCGCAATGGTCGAGCAGCGTGCTGTCGCCCTCGGGGACGGCGGCGAGCGCCTTCACGAGGTAGGCGAACTCGGACATGATGTAGAGCAAGATGCTCTGCACTTGCGGCTGATCCCCGGGCTCGTCGTGGGTGAGCTGGTGATGCCCGGCCGTCGCCCCCGGATAAAGCGGATTGCCGACGGGGCTCGAGAACCACTGGCTGAACACGCGCGTCTGATCGCAGGCGAGCGCCATGACGAGGACATCGACCATGGCCCGCGAGATCTCGGACAAGGGCGGCCTGCCGTCGACGTCGGGATAAGCGTCGAGCGGCTTTGGCGGCACGGCGCACGCCGCGAGGCTCGGGGGGTTCTGCTGGAGCTTCTCGATCTGCTTTTCGAGGGCGCGGATGCCGTCGAGGTGCTTCTCGAGCCGCTCCTTGTCGGTCTGTCCGAGGACCATTTGCAGCGAGGTCGCCTCCTCCATCACCCCGTCGAGGATGCTCTGCCGCAGGGGCAAGCGCGGATCCGGCATCGGCATGCTGCCCGGCATGACGAACCCGTCCACGAAGACGCGCTGGAAGAGCGCCGCGGGCGAGTTCTCCGGCGGGTTCACGCTATGAGGCGCGGTATAGGAGAGGCTCCTGCCGCCGGGCTGCACCGCGAATTCGAGGGAGCGAAAGCGCGTGTCCTGCCCGACGGCCTCGGCGATCACCTGATCGATGCTCGGCTGGGTGAACGTCGAGAGCTCGGTGCCACTATGGAGCGGCGTCGCGCCCGAGAGGATGCCCGCCGAGCCCGAGAAATGCGGCACGGTGTTCCCGGTGTACACCTTCATGCCCGTGATGACCGAGACTTTGTCCTTCACCTCGGCGAGGGGCATGAGCAAGGGGGACGGCTCCCACGTCGGTCCCGTCCCCTTGGGCGTCCAGAAATCGGGCAGGTTGCCATTGCCCCAGAAAAAAATCCCGAATCGCTTGGGCAGGGCGTCGCCTTGCGCATACGCCGTGCCGCTCTCGTTGAGGAAAATCTCGAGCGCCGGCAGCCCGATGGCGACCGCCGCGCCCCCGAGCATGCCCCGGAGCATCGTCCTTCGGCTGAGCTTGGTCCGCTTCATGGCATGATCCCCTTCGTCACCGATGGTCAGGGCTCGTGCGCGAGCCGGAAAAACGGGCTCGTCGCGATGAACGAGAGAAGCGACTTCACGCGATGACCCGAGGCGCGGAAATCGTAGGTGAGGGTGTTGATCGCGCCGCTCTCCTCCTTGGTGGGCTCGAACGCCGTCGCATAGGAGTAGAGCTTTCGCACGAGACAAGGCGCGACCTTGTCGCTGTCGTGGATCCGGATGGCGAGCTCGCGCGCGTCCGCGAAGGGCACGCTGTCGAGGTTGCCCGAAGCGTCGATGACCGCCCCGGTCTCCTTCAGGCGGAACCGACCGATCCCGTCGAAGTTCTCGAGGCCGAGGCCAATGGGATCCATGAGCATGTGGCAAGCCCGGCAGGTGGGATCGGTGTTGTGCTGCGCGATGCGCTCGCGGAGCGTCCGCGCCTCCGTCGACGGATCGGGCAGGCCGGTGTTCACGTTGACGGGCGGCGGCGGGATGCTGTCGCAGAGCAGATCCTCGCGGACGAACTTGCCGCGCAGCGTGGCCGACGTGGACCGCGGATGCGAATGCAAGGCGAGGATGCTGATGTGCCCGAGCAGGCCGATCCGGGGCGAATCCGCCGGCAGCTCCACCATGCCGAACCCCTCGTCCGTCGGCGCGGGCACGGCGTACATGGAGGCGAGCTTCGGATTGACGAACGTCTTCCGCGTGAGGAAGACGTCACGGTAATCGGCGTCGAGGTCGAAGACGAGGTGCTCGAAGACGCGCAGCGTCTCCTCGCGCGCCGCCGGGCCGACATCGGGGCTGTAATAGGTGAAGACCGTCGGGTCCTTCGAGAGCGCGTCGAGCTCGCCGAGGTGCAGCCAATCCGTGACGAACGCGCGCAGGCCGTCACGGGCTCGCGGCGATTCGATCATGCGCATGACCTGCTCCTTCAGGCCCTCGTCCTCGGTGAGCTTGCCGCTCTCGGCCGCCGCGAGCAGCTCCTCGTCCGGGATGCTGTTCCACAGGAAAAACGAGAGCCGCGACGCCATTTCGAGGCTCGTGTAGCGGCGCTTGCCCGGGTTCTTCGGGTCGGGCTCGCCGACCTGCGGGCGATAGAGGAAATTCGGCGACTGGAGCATCGCGGCGATGGCGAACTCGATCCCCTCGTCGAAGCTGCCGAGCGTGGTCGCCGTCTGCACGAGGAGCCCGCCGAGCCTGTCGACCTCCGCCGTCGCGAGGGGGCGACGATAGACGCGGCGCCCGAGCGAGGCGACCATCTTCTTCGCGCAATCGAGGTCGCTCGCCCCCGCGGGCGCGCACGGGAGGACGGCCGCCTTGCGCGCCGGATCCGCGACGACCTGCTCTGCGATCGCGAACGCGGCCTTCTCGTATTTCTCGACGCCACGCGAGGAGATCGTGCTGACCGAGGAGCCGAGCGTCACGAAGCCGTCGAGCGGGGCGTCGGGCTCGATCGAGGTCGGCACGTTGATGTCCTGGCCGAAGATGTCGCGGATGGCATTGCCATACTGAGCGACCGTGAGGCGCTGCGCCCCGGTCTGCGCGGCGAGCTCCGGCATCGGCGGCCGCGGCCCGAGCCCACCCGTCGGCGGCGGCGCTTCGTCGCTACACGCGGCGAGCGAGGCCACGAGCGCCGCGGGGATGAGCGCCCGGGACGACAATGATTTTCGGAGAGGTTCCCGGATTGACATCGCACACCTCATTTGTGCTGAAACTTGACCTTCGGCGAGAGGACCTCGGTGCCGTCGAGGATCTTCCGGACCTCGTCGCTCGTGTCGGCGAGGACGTGCCGGCGCGCGAACGCAAAGGCATACTTGTTGACGAGGGCCCAGCCCTCGAGCGAGTCGAACTCGGGGCAGCCGCCGAGGGCGAAGAGCTGGTGGCAGCCGCCCTCGAAATCGAGCCACGTGAAATCGATCGAGGTCACGCGCGACCAGACGTTCTCGGCGCCGACCGGATCGAGCGAGCCGCTCATCTGCATGAAAGGCTTGTTCACGGCGTCGTATCCGTCGTAGCCGAACCAGCCGGGCTCGTCGGCCCCGACGCCGCTCGCCATCGGAATGGCCGCCGCGACGCGCGGCTCGCCGAGCCCCTCGCCGAAGACGGCGATCTGCTCGGGCGTGCAAGGCTCGGAGAACTTGCTCCCCGCGTCGCACATGGCCTGGATCGCCGCGAGGTCGTGGACTGCGCCCCCGGTCGCCCACGCCGTGCGCCCGCCGAAGCTATGCCCGGAGAGCAGGACCTCGTCCGTGCGGCATTTGCCGGAGAGCGGATCGTCCGCGGGCAACGCCTCGAGGGCGTCGAGCGAGGCCGTGAGGTCCATCGGGCGCAAAAAGCTCATGGTGAGCGGCACCGTGTCCTCGTGCTCCGGCAACGTATTGCCCTTGTGATCGGGCGCGACCGCCACCCAGCCGTGGGAGGCGAACCAGCGCATCATGTCCGAGCTCGTCCCGCCGAACCCCGAATACCCGTGGGAATGCAGGTGCACGGGGTAGCCCGCCGCTTCCATCGGCGGCGCCACGCTCGCGCCCTCGAACACGTCTTCGTCGGGGAATACGTTGATGTACCTCGGCGGGGTGCCCTCCTCGTCGAGCGTGGGATACCAGAGATTGACGCGGATCTCGCGCGGGCCCGGGACGCCCTTGGGCTGATAGGTGTAGAGAAACGAGCGGTAGCCGACCCGGAACGGCCCGGGCGCATCCACGGGATAATCGAGCAGGTCGCCCTCCGGCATCTTCGGCCC comes from the Polyangium spumosum genome and includes:
- a CDS encoding sigma-70 family RNA polymerase sigma factor, encoding MLAAVDTTPTRGEFREFYEENFYILWRQLRRLGVRNADAADVAHDVFVLAYNHFDEIPAHANFWLARVCFETVRNYRRKVARRRERLTPRVIEAAIDEQAANDATSEIVLEALDRMPEAQRMLLLRYHVQEESLHALAKSLGCARSTLQLRLAAAERAFEGWLETLLDVDAEPSSRTRLFASFSLAGLLPREWESSEVLDKARLDGWQRLSSAIDAAKMAAGAPRSEAAPSIETCAGALGGPAKLALVFSVALPGAIVCLLLGYLGADVASAQTVVSPSVASATMPMAVINEALVKNGRAADAFTAMPGMQAPSPASTSTADKVPVDVAILRNIKNAIIDGHTDLAVRLIADHQRRWPDSSHELERQHIIAAAIKIKKTNDAKKASEAAKKQKKAADEPKP
- a CDS encoding GNAT family N-acetyltransferase — protein: MSFTPFPPSHVSLRGGRRVLLRMAQYPADSAGLLALERDIVHARQGIVKYPDELPEDPTTYGEQQIRAGMAATDGSAFCMVAEEEARGIVAEASILRLTLRMVRHVGVLGIGVHPDAQGIGLGRVLLEALLGWVRDHRDADGGRFRRVELHVRADNPRAVALYRSLGFQDEGSRRGLLRRDDGSFVDDIGMGLLLPDPDEPSV
- a CDS encoding cupin domain-containing protein; translated protein: MGHGERFASRVALIAPKVGAQKLGYNVTIIPPGKRAFPLHNHHVNEEMFFVLEGEGELRLRDERHPIRRGDVIACPPGGPESAHQIINTSDSVELKLFAVSTKMMPEVVDYPDSGRFGVLAELGTDAEGKPRTFRYIGREKESLDYWEGNE
- a CDS encoding adenylate/guanylate cyclase domain-containing protein codes for the protein MSTTALASNRSELAAAMRDALNREARRNELRIALVRLSSYSLVLALDVMLWLRGLRPPTNIFGGALWVLLSGALLLATMRLPYGRVYWFIVPVVDFFLIDGMLGSRMASMGVTTAMAAIAALACGLFAATGGIRFDRRAAAWTTALAVVLLVRLLGDHASRVHLLYSGVAIAAIGMLNVWLADQVRRAMEATRGQLLLDRLLPGVARAALKDPLSLLEAPRSIEVTLLVTDLRGFTSLSEHMEPADVFEMLNHLQGALAEAVHACGGIVDKFMGDGMLAVFGATEPGHDHARRAIEAVRRIRAALDEQNRVRAGGRLRIGIGVHSGTVVAGCLGGGSRLEFTVIGDAVNTTSRLEAMTKEKGVDVLVSEETATRVPEVTFEDLGVAPVRGRQQGIRIFTLTA
- a CDS encoding PEP-CTERM sorting domain-containing protein; protein product: MRTSTRTLLQVLAVLALSALAGCGDDEGGTSTTGGEVPRKPMFLVANSRGDDVLQFEQETGKFVNVFIAKGTGGLSHPDSLALGPEGDLYISSGDTAEDSAILRFDSSTGEFFGAFAKGGGLHRPYGLAFGSDGMLYVASFLTDQILRYDGATGDFVDVFKEGDGMPGGLNGPNGLIFGPDEKLYVTTQGSVAENGMPTFPGLPSQVLRIDVATGEMAVFADQPPLSEAGHGYVSLLGLAYGPDCNAGICDLYVSDYANDIRRYDFATGMVLGTLSTNYSGATPSKNYLGALSFGDGGHIFAVGFDVDEAKGHPGTVLRFDAEGKPLPAEGQSGAVLVNADARLARPIGILALP
- a CDS encoding DUF1552 domain-containing protein, with product MKRTKLSRRTMLRGMLGGAAVAIGLPALEIFLNESGTAYAQGDALPKRFGIFFWGNGNLPDFWTPKGTGPTWEPSPLLMPLAEVKDKVSVITGMKVYTGNTVPHFSGSAGILSGATPLHSGTELSTFTQPSIDQVIAEAVGQDTRFRSLEFAVQPGGRSLSYTAPHSVNPPENSPAALFQRVFVDGFVMPGSMPMPDPRLPLRQSILDGVMEEATSLQMVLGQTDKERLEKHLDGIRALEKQIEKLQQNPPSLAACAVPPKPLDAYPDVDGRPPLSEISRAMVDVLVMALACDQTRVFSQWFSSPVGNPLYPGATAGHHQLTHDEPGDQPQVQSILLYIMSEFAYLVKALAAVPEGDSTLLDHCAILATSDCSYGKSHLLEEYPILIAGSCNGALQSGLHYRSPSAENASKVLLSLARAMGMTLDSFGQGDAMVTSSLTAIEV
- a CDS encoding DUF1592 domain-containing protein, with the translated sequence MSSRALIPAALVASLAACSDEAPPPTGGLGPRPPMPELAAQTGAQRLTVAQYGNAIRDIFGQDINVPTSIEPDAPLDGFVTLGSSVSTISSRGVEKYEKAAFAIAEQVVADPARKAAVLPCAPAGASDLDCAKKMVASLGRRVYRRPLATAEVDRLGGLLVQTATTLGSFDEGIEFAIAAMLQSPNFLYRPQVGEPDPKNPGKRRYTSLEMASRLSFFLWNSIPDEELLAAAESGKLTEDEGLKEQVMRMIESPRARDGLRAFVTDWLHLGELDALSKDPTVFTYYSPDVGPAAREETLRVFEHLVFDLDADYRDVFLTRKTFVNPKLASMYAVPAPTDEGFGMVELPADSPRIGLLGHISILALHSHPRSTSATLRGKFVREDLLCDSIPPPPVNVNTGLPDPSTEARTLRERIAQHNTDPTCRACHMLMDPIGLGLENFDGIGRFRLKETGAVIDASGNLDSVPFADARELAIRIHDSDKVAPCLVRKLYSYATAFEPTKEESGAINTLTYDFRASGHRVKSLLSFIATSPFFRLAHEP
- a CDS encoding chlorophyllase/cutinase-like alpha/beta fold protein: MVSFSALRHVRRLLALGIGSGSLLSLLSGCAPEAPPSNPDTGPKMPEGDLLDYPVDAPGPFRVGYRSFLYTYQPKGVPGPREIRVNLWYPTLDEEGTPPRYINVFPDEDVFEGASVAPPMEAAGYPVHLHSHGYSGFGGTSSDMMRWFASHGWVAVAPDHKGNTLPEHEDTVPLTMSFLRPMDLTASLDALEALPADDPLSGKCRTDEVLLSGHSFGGRTAWATGGAVHDLAAIQAMCDAGSKFSEPCTPEQIAVFGEGLGEPRVAAAIPMASGVGADEPGWFGYDGYDAVNKPFMQMSGSLDPVGAENVWSRVTSIDFTWLDFEGGCHQLFALGGCPEFDSLEGWALVNKYAFAFARRHVLADTSDEVRKILDGTEVLSPKVKFQHK